In Arthrobacter burdickii, one DNA window encodes the following:
- a CDS encoding VOC family protein — MQQDLLPTTTAMGTLTLRVGDLAAMTTYYATALGLEVLEDRADAVVLGRRGKAVIRLEAAGHLHLPPRGEAGLFHTALLFADRADLAAAVASAARHPLSSFVGSADHLVSEAFYFSDPEGNGIELYFDRPRETWDWSRDERGNRSVVMDSLPLSPRAYLEEHLTEDAVSHAASKSAEVGHVHLQVGDVDTAQRFYVGVLGFERTAGWHDQALFVSAGGYHHHMAMNVWNSRGAGPRKDTLGLGEVLIQVPAANEVGALADRLASAGIESHSTGAELRFEDPWRNRLRVAVAGSPGGIA, encoded by the coding sequence ATGCAGCAGGACCTGCTACCCACCACCACCGCCATGGGCACGCTGACCCTTCGGGTCGGAGACCTCGCGGCCATGACCACCTACTACGCCACTGCGCTCGGTCTGGAGGTGCTCGAGGACCGCGCGGACGCCGTCGTGCTCGGGCGGCGCGGGAAGGCCGTCATCCGCCTGGAAGCCGCCGGCCACCTGCACCTGCCCCCGCGCGGCGAGGCCGGCCTGTTCCACACCGCCCTCCTGTTCGCGGACCGCGCCGACCTGGCCGCAGCCGTGGCGTCCGCAGCCCGCCATCCGCTCAGCTCCTTCGTGGGCAGCGCGGACCACCTCGTGAGCGAGGCCTTCTACTTCAGCGATCCCGAGGGCAACGGCATCGAACTGTACTTCGACCGCCCGAGGGAGACCTGGGACTGGTCCCGGGACGAGCGCGGGAACCGCTCCGTCGTGATGGACAGCCTTCCGCTGTCACCGCGGGCCTACCTGGAGGAACACCTGACGGAGGACGCCGTGTCGCATGCCGCGTCGAAGAGCGCGGAGGTCGGGCACGTGCACCTGCAGGTGGGCGACGTGGACACGGCGCAGCGGTTCTACGTCGGCGTGCTGGGATTCGAGCGGACAGCGGGCTGGCACGACCAGGCCCTCTTCGTGTCGGCCGGAGGCTATCACCACCACATGGCCATGAACGTCTGGAACAGCAGGGGCGCCGGCCCGCGCAAGGACACGCTCGGTCTCGGTGAGGTGCTCATCCAGGTGCCCGCCGCCAACGAGGTGGGGGCGCTCGCCGACCGCCTCGCCTCCGCCGGCATCGAAAGCCATTCCACCGGAGCCGAACTGCGCTTCGAGGACCCCTGGCGCAACCGGCTGAGGGTCGCCGTCGCGGGCTCGCCGGGCGGAATCGCCTAA
- a CDS encoding alpha/beta fold hydrolase: MSLERVVFVHGSGRFGAAAWPKQHGLSLDFDCLYLRRHGFDAEAEPLATDHDRDQEIVAEALGAGGHVVAHAEGAVPAMLLAVERPDLVGSLTLIEPACLSLTAGLPATKAHIDLMAPLVAERHAMSDGDFLREFLRRGSIAEEAEEPVGGVGRNAARLRLQSPPWEAPLSIVPGVPTLVLTGGWEPLYEEVAQYLAGTGAIHRVVPGGHRPHDTPEGAALIRAFLRSTGEQAAA; this comes from the coding sequence CTGAGCCTCGAGCGCGTCGTCTTCGTCCATGGCAGTGGTCGTTTCGGAGCCGCGGCCTGGCCGAAGCAGCACGGCCTGTCGCTCGACTTCGACTGCCTGTACCTCCGGCGCCACGGCTTCGACGCGGAGGCGGAGCCCCTCGCGACGGACCACGATCGTGACCAGGAGATCGTCGCCGAGGCCCTGGGCGCCGGCGGCCACGTCGTCGCGCACGCGGAGGGTGCCGTTCCCGCCATGCTGCTCGCCGTCGAGCGGCCGGACCTCGTGGGCTCCCTGACGCTCATCGAGCCCGCATGCCTCTCGCTGACGGCGGGCCTCCCCGCGACGAAGGCGCACATCGACCTGATGGCGCCCCTGGTCGCCGAGCGCCACGCGATGTCGGACGGGGATTTCCTCCGGGAGTTCCTGCGGCGCGGCTCCATCGCGGAGGAAGCGGAGGAACCCGTGGGCGGCGTCGGGCGGAATGCCGCCCGGCTGCGGCTCCAGAGCCCGCCCTGGGAGGCTCCGCTGTCGATCGTCCCCGGCGTGCCGACCCTCGTCCTCACCGGTGGCTGGGAGCCGCTCTACGAGGAGGTGGCCCAGTACCTGGCCGGAACCGGCGCCATCCACCGCGTGGTCCCCGGCGGGCACCGCCCGCACGACACCCCCGAGGGTGCCGCCCTCATCCGTGCCTTCCTGCGCTCCACAGGCGAGCAGGCCGCGGCGTGA
- the rplS gene encoding 50S ribosomal protein L19 has protein sequence MHILDSVDAGSFRDNVPDFRAGDTVNVHVNIIEGKNTRVQIFKGFVVGRQGDGIRETFTVRKVSFGVGVERTFPVHSPVLDKIEVVSKGDVRRAKLYYMRELRGKAAKIKEKRDPKTVK, from the coding sequence ATGCATATTCTCGATTCCGTTGACGCCGGATCCTTCCGCGACAACGTCCCCGACTTCCGCGCGGGCGACACCGTCAACGTCCACGTCAACATCATCGAAGGCAAGAACACCCGTGTTCAGATCTTCAAGGGCTTCGTCGTCGGCCGCCAGGGCGACGGCATCCGCGAGACCTTCACGGTCCGCAAGGTGAGCTTCGGTGTCGGCGTGGAGCGTACGTTCCCCGTCCACAGCCCGGTCCTCGACAAGATCGAGGTCGTCTCCAAGGGCGATGTGCGCCGCGCCAAGCTGTACTACATGCGCGAACTGCGCGGCAAGGCAGCCAAGATCAAGGAGAAGCGCGACCCCAAGACGGTCAAGTAA
- a CDS encoding amidohydrolase family protein, which produces MTPPSGGYLHLTGTVLLSPSRSVPDVYVQDGRFTFTRPLGAPSRTLEGWILPGLVDAHCHVGLDRRGRVPDALAEQQALADRDAGTLLIRDAGVVNDTRWVQQRPDLPRLVRAGRHVARTRRYFRDYAVEVEPAQLADAVAEQARSGDGWVKIVGDWIDRSLGDLAPAFPTAALRDAVDAAHAEGARVTAHCFAADTLDGMLDAGIDCIEHATGMLPRHIPRFVEQGVAIVPTLINIDTFPAIADGAAEKYPDYAAHMRRLWGGRQDMVRRAHDAGIAVYAGTDAGSVIAHGRLPDEVAALAAAGLGATAALDAACWSARRWLGFPGIEEGAGADAVVCSSDPRRDVATLADLRAIVLRGSIVLPRTAE; this is translated from the coding sequence ATGACCCCGCCGTCCGGTGGGTACCTGCACCTCACGGGCACGGTGCTGCTGTCGCCGTCGCGCTCCGTCCCCGACGTCTACGTGCAGGACGGCCGGTTCACCTTCACGCGCCCGCTCGGGGCGCCGTCGCGCACGCTGGAGGGGTGGATCCTGCCCGGCCTCGTCGACGCGCACTGCCATGTCGGCCTCGACCGGAGGGGCCGCGTTCCGGACGCCCTGGCCGAGCAGCAGGCCCTGGCCGACAGGGACGCGGGAACGCTCCTCATCCGGGACGCCGGTGTCGTCAACGACACGCGGTGGGTGCAGCAGCGGCCGGATCTGCCGCGGCTGGTGCGGGCAGGGCGCCACGTCGCCCGCACCCGCCGCTACTTCCGCGACTACGCCGTGGAGGTGGAGCCCGCGCAGCTCGCCGACGCCGTGGCGGAGCAGGCACGGAGCGGCGACGGCTGGGTGAAGATCGTGGGGGACTGGATCGACCGGTCGCTCGGGGACCTCGCTCCCGCCTTCCCGACCGCGGCCCTCAGGGACGCGGTCGACGCCGCCCACGCCGAGGGCGCCCGCGTCACCGCCCACTGCTTCGCGGCCGACACGCTCGACGGGATGCTCGACGCCGGCATCGACTGCATCGAGCACGCCACGGGGATGCTTCCCCGGCACATCCCGCGCTTCGTCGAGCAGGGCGTGGCCATCGTCCCGACACTGATCAACATCGACACGTTCCCCGCCATCGCCGACGGTGCCGCGGAGAAGTACCCGGACTATGCGGCGCACATGCGGCGCCTGTGGGGAGGACGGCAGGACATGGTGCGCAGGGCCCACGATGCCGGAATCGCCGTCTACGCGGGAACGGACGCCGGGAGCGTGATCGCGCACGGCCGCCTCCCGGACGAGGTGGCCGCGCTCGCAGCCGCCGGGCTGGGTGCCACCGCGGCCCTCGACGCCGCCTGCTGGTCCGCCCGCCGCTGGCTGGGCTTCCCCGGTATCGAGGAGGGGGCCGGTGCCGACGCCGTCGTCTGCTCCTCCGACCCCCGCCGGGACGTCGCCACTCTGGCCGACCTCCGGGCGATCGTCCTCCGCGGATCGATAGTGCTGCCCCGTACCGCGGAATAA
- a CDS encoding DUF2469 domain-containing protein: MSAEDLENYETDMELQLYREYRDVVGLFSYVVETERRFYLANNVDLQARSADGEVYFDLTLQDAWVWDVYRSARFVKNVRVITFKDVNVEELSKSDDIALPKDGTLG; the protein is encoded by the coding sequence ATGAGTGCTGAGGATCTTGAAAACTACGAAACCGACATGGAGCTCCAGCTCTACCGCGAGTACCGGGACGTCGTGGGTCTCTTCAGCTACGTCGTGGAGACGGAGCGCCGGTTCTACCTGGCCAACAACGTGGACCTGCAGGCGCGCTCGGCCGACGGGGAGGTCTACTTCGACCTGACCCTCCAGGACGCCTGGGTCTGGGACGTGTACCGTTCAGCGCGGTTCGTGAAAAACGTCCGCGTCATCACGTTCAAGGACGTCAACGTCGAGGAGCTCTCGAAGTCGGACGACATCGCCCTGCCGAAGGACGGCACACTGGGCTGA
- a CDS encoding RNA-binding protein has product MLAEALEHLVRGIVDNPDDVRVSAKNNRRGETLEVRVHQEDLGRVIGRQGRTARALRTVVAALADGEPVRVDVVDTDRRRG; this is encoded by the coding sequence TTGCTGGCCGAAGCTCTGGAGCACCTCGTCCGCGGCATCGTCGACAACCCGGACGACGTCCGGGTCTCCGCGAAGAACAACCGCCGCGGTGAGACGCTCGAGGTCCGCGTCCACCAGGAGGACCTCGGCCGCGTGATCGGCCGCCAGGGGCGCACCGCCCGGGCGCTGCGCACCGTGGTCGCCGCCCTCGCGGACGGCGAGCCGGTACGCGTCGACGTCGTCGACACCGACCGCCGCCGGGGCTGA
- the trmD gene encoding tRNA (guanosine(37)-N1)-methyltransferase TrmD, which produces MRIDVVSIFPEYLAALDLSLIGKARQDGVLDVRVHDLRSFTTDRHRTVDDTPYGGGAGMVMKAEPWALALEAVLAGSPADGNRPTLIVPSPAGAVFNQAMAHEFAELDHLVFACGRYEGIDERAIDWARGAFDVRPVSLGDYVLNGGEVAVLAMVEAVARLIPGVVGNPESLVEESHSDGLLEYPVYTKPSSWRGREIPDVLLSGNHARIAQWRRLEQFHRTAERRPDLLAGVDTALLTKADLKALREAGFDVVDGRLTRPSH; this is translated from the coding sequence GTGCGCATCGACGTCGTCTCCATCTTCCCGGAGTACCTTGCCGCCCTCGACCTGTCGCTGATCGGCAAGGCCCGGCAGGACGGCGTCCTCGACGTACGGGTCCATGACCTCCGCTCCTTCACGACGGACCGGCACCGGACTGTCGACGACACCCCGTACGGAGGCGGAGCCGGCATGGTCATGAAGGCCGAGCCGTGGGCCCTGGCGCTCGAAGCGGTCCTCGCCGGGTCGCCCGCGGACGGGAACCGCCCCACCCTGATCGTCCCCTCACCGGCCGGAGCCGTGTTCAACCAGGCCATGGCGCACGAGTTCGCGGAGCTCGACCACCTCGTCTTCGCCTGCGGACGGTACGAGGGGATCGACGAGCGGGCGATCGACTGGGCGCGCGGGGCGTTCGACGTCCGCCCCGTCTCCCTCGGCGACTACGTCCTCAACGGCGGGGAGGTCGCCGTCCTCGCGATGGTCGAGGCCGTCGCCCGGCTGATCCCCGGCGTGGTCGGCAACCCGGAATCGCTCGTGGAGGAGTCCCACTCCGACGGCCTGCTGGAATACCCGGTCTACACCAAACCGTCGTCCTGGCGCGGCAGGGAGATCCCCGACGTCCTGCTGAGCGGCAACCACGCGAGGATCGCGCAGTGGCGACGGCTCGAGCAGTTCCACCGGACGGCGGAGCGGCGCCCCGACCTGCTGGCGGGCGTCGACACCGCGTTGCTGACGAAGGCGGACCTCAAGGCGCTGCGAGAGGCCGGGTTCGACGTCGTCGACGGCAGGCTGACCCGCCCGTCGCATTAG
- the rpsP gene encoding 30S ribosomal protein S16, protein MAVKIRLKRMGKIRAPFYRVVVMDARSKRDGRALEEIGKYNPTEEPSFIEIDSDRAQYWLGVGAQPTEQVSVLLKITGDWQKFKGLKGQEGTLRTKAAKESFVAPEKGSVIVPEAITPKAKKNDDAAAEATEAE, encoded by the coding sequence GTGGCCGTAAAGATTCGCCTCAAGCGCATGGGCAAGATCCGCGCACCTTTCTACCGTGTCGTCGTCATGGATGCACGCTCCAAGCGTGATGGCCGTGCCCTCGAAGAAATCGGCAAGTACAACCCCACCGAGGAGCCCTCGTTCATCGAGATCGACTCCGACCGTGCGCAGTACTGGCTCGGCGTCGGCGCCCAGCCGACCGAGCAGGTCTCCGTGCTGCTGAAGATCACCGGTGACTGGCAGAAGTTCAAGGGACTCAAGGGCCAGGAAGGCACCCTGAGGACCAAGGCAGCCAAGGAATCGTTCGTCGCCCCCGAAAAGGGTTCCGTGATCGTCCCCGAGGCCATTACGCCGAAGGCGAAGAAGAACGACGACGCCGCCGCGGAAGCGACCGAGGCAGAGTAA
- the lepB gene encoding signal peptidase I has translation MHETPASRLPAGEHTKRRSRCAGWRFVFSAVLVAALLTGLVRGFLVDVYFIPSASMEPLLREGDRVLVSKVEDTPGTVQRGDVVVFDGRGSFDPITDPRSLPERLVAGTAQWLGLAGSDTVYVKRVIGIGGDRVACCSDGGRLTLNGNPVDEPYVHPGDAASDLDFDVVVPEGRIWLLGDHRSVSMDSRSLLGAAGGGLVAEDRIIGRAFQLVWPFDRYAPITRPVG, from the coding sequence GTGCACGAAACCCCCGCTTCCCGGCTTCCGGCCGGAGAGCACACGAAACGCCGGTCCCGCTGTGCGGGCTGGCGTTTCGTGTTCTCCGCCGTCCTCGTCGCAGCCCTTCTCACGGGGCTCGTGCGCGGTTTCCTCGTCGACGTCTATTTCATCCCGTCAGCCTCCATGGAGCCCCTGCTCAGGGAAGGCGACCGGGTGCTCGTCAGCAAGGTCGAGGACACGCCTGGCACCGTGCAGCGCGGGGACGTCGTCGTCTTCGACGGCCGCGGGTCCTTCGACCCCATCACCGACCCGCGCAGCCTCCCGGAACGCCTGGTCGCCGGCACGGCCCAGTGGCTCGGGCTGGCGGGGAGCGACACGGTCTACGTGAAGCGCGTGATCGGCATCGGCGGGGACCGGGTGGCCTGCTGCTCCGACGGCGGGCGCTTGACTCTCAACGGGAACCCCGTCGACGAACCGTACGTCCATCCGGGGGATGCGGCGAGCGATCTCGACTTTGACGTCGTCGTTCCCGAGGGCCGGATCTGGCTCCTCGGGGACCACCGCTCGGTCTCCATGGACTCCCGTTCGCTGCTCGGTGCAGCCGGCGGAGGCCTCGTCGCGGAGGATCGCATCATCGGACGGGCCTTTCAGCTAGTCTGGCCATTTGACAGGTATGCTCCGATCACCAGGCCGGTCGGCTGA
- the rimM gene encoding ribosome maturation factor RimM (Essential for efficient processing of 16S rRNA) produces MEVLVARIGKPHGIRGEVTVQLFTDAPEDRFEPGETFRVEDAAVSELTVAKARWNKDILIVGFEQVADRNQAETLRGARLFIDSDGTDDGDDDSWYEHELVGLDARVEGASVGKVTGLRTMAVQDLLVVELADGHEALVPFVGEIVPEVDPEGGFVTIVPPAGLFDLNTPGSNQAPDDGDDDGASEEARD; encoded by the coding sequence ATGGAAGTACTCGTAGCCAGGATCGGCAAGCCCCACGGCATTCGGGGCGAGGTGACCGTCCAGCTCTTCACCGACGCCCCCGAGGACCGTTTCGAGCCCGGCGAGACATTCCGGGTCGAGGACGCCGCCGTCTCCGAGCTGACCGTCGCCAAGGCCCGGTGGAACAAGGACATCCTGATCGTGGGCTTCGAGCAGGTCGCCGATCGCAACCAGGCGGAGACGCTGCGCGGCGCCCGGCTCTTCATCGACTCCGACGGGACGGACGACGGCGACGACGACTCCTGGTACGAGCACGAGCTCGTCGGCCTCGATGCCCGCGTCGAGGGCGCGTCCGTGGGCAAGGTCACCGGCCTGCGGACGATGGCCGTCCAGGACCTGCTGGTCGTCGAACTCGCCGACGGCCACGAGGCCCTCGTGCCGTTCGTCGGCGAGATCGTACCCGAGGTGGATCCCGAGGGCGGCTTCGTGACGATCGTGCCGCCGGCGGGACTCTTCGACCTCAACACCCCCGGCTCCAACCAGGCACCCGACGACGGCGACGACGACGGAGCTTCAGAGGAGGCCCGCGACTAG
- a CDS encoding YraN family protein gives MEAMVAKDQLGRRGEATAAVFLEQAGLRIVDRNWRCPVGEIDLVAVDGSTLVIVEVKTRSSDDFGQPLEAITASKLERLYRLASTWARVHNLRFSGFRIDAVGVLDDGSGAPRIEHVRAVI, from the coding sequence GTGGAAGCCATGGTGGCAAAGGATCAGCTGGGGCGTCGCGGGGAGGCAACGGCGGCGGTCTTCCTCGAGCAGGCGGGCCTGAGGATCGTCGACCGTAACTGGCGGTGCCCGGTGGGGGAGATCGATCTCGTCGCGGTCGACGGATCGACGCTGGTGATCGTCGAGGTGAAGACGCGGAGCTCGGACGACTTCGGGCAGCCGCTGGAGGCGATCACGGCGAGCAAGCTGGAGCGGCTGTACCGGCTCGCGTCCACGTGGGCCCGCGTGCACAACCTGCGGTTCAGCGGATTCCGCATCGACGCCGTGGGCGTGCTCGACGACGGTTCCGGAGCACCGCGTATCGAGCACGTGCGGGCGGTGATCTGA
- the lepB gene encoding signal peptidase I, translating into MARSFRRKSAAGEPAAHSFDPDAAATEAPSADGMRDRKRDPKRDAKDSDRGFGAWLKEIGTIVVIALVLSFLIKTFLFRAFFIPSGSMEETLEIDDRIFVNQLVPQPFDLQHGDIVVFRDTKGWLPPQAESSVSWFKEALIFVGLAPDESQQHLVKRVIGLPSDHVICCDAEGRITVNGEPLEEPYLFPGANPSDLPFDVVVPEGKVWVMGDHRNASADSRANRDKPGEGFVDIEDIEGRAAVIAWPLDRIGFLGNHPEVFDGIPDPEPSAQPTPTGS; encoded by the coding sequence ATGGCACGGAGCTTCCGCAGGAAGTCGGCCGCGGGGGAACCCGCAGCACACTCGTTCGATCCCGACGCCGCCGCGACGGAGGCTCCCTCCGCCGACGGGATGCGGGACCGGAAGCGGGACCCGAAGCGGGACGCGAAGGACTCCGACCGGGGCTTCGGGGCGTGGCTGAAGGAGATCGGGACGATCGTCGTGATCGCGCTGGTGCTGTCCTTCCTCATCAAGACCTTCCTGTTCCGCGCGTTCTTCATCCCGTCCGGCTCCATGGAGGAGACCCTCGAGATCGACGACCGGATCTTCGTCAACCAGCTCGTGCCGCAGCCCTTCGACCTGCAGCACGGTGACATCGTCGTCTTCCGTGACACCAAGGGCTGGCTCCCGCCGCAGGCGGAGTCCAGCGTGAGCTGGTTCAAGGAAGCGCTCATCTTCGTCGGCCTCGCTCCCGACGAGTCGCAGCAGCACCTCGTGAAGCGCGTCATCGGACTCCCCAGCGACCATGTCATCTGCTGCGACGCCGAGGGCCGCATCACCGTCAACGGGGAGCCCCTCGAGGAGCCCTACCTCTTCCCCGGCGCCAATCCTTCGGACCTCCCGTTCGACGTCGTCGTGCCCGAGGGCAAGGTGTGGGTCATGGGAGACCACCGCAACGCCTCCGCGGACTCCCGGGCCAACCGCGACAAGCCCGGTGAGGGCTTCGTCGACATCGAGGACATCGAGGGCAGGGCCGCCGTCATCGCCTGGCCGCTGGACCGCATCGGCTTCCTCGGCAACCACCCGGAGGTGTTCGACGGCATCCCCGATCCCGAGCCCTCAGCACAACCCACTCCTACCGGATCATGA
- a CDS encoding ribonuclease HII: protein MTALRKKRSSAPTLSVEKSFAVDGHRYIAGCDEVGRGALAGPVSVGVVVVDLDAAPGLRGVRDSKLLLPAERQALVPRIRRWSVASAVGHASAAEIDALGLMAALRTAGSRAWAAVLDTVTPDAVILDGNHDWLSARSQGVLFDGESPAAPAIGCTAPVHTRIKADLKCLSVAAASVLAKVERDALMVSLAADHPAFGWDGNKGYATEGHRAAIDALGPSEYHRKTWRLGSQDRTGMPHAEIGG, encoded by the coding sequence ATGACGGCCCTCCGGAAGAAACGCTCCTCAGCTCCCACCCTGAGCGTCGAGAAGTCCTTCGCCGTGGACGGCCACCGCTACATCGCCGGGTGCGACGAGGTGGGCAGGGGAGCGCTGGCCGGCCCCGTATCGGTCGGCGTCGTCGTCGTCGACCTCGATGCGGCTCCCGGCCTGCGGGGCGTCCGCGACAGCAAACTCCTCCTGCCGGCCGAGCGCCAGGCACTCGTGCCACGCATCCGGCGCTGGTCCGTGGCCTCCGCCGTGGGGCACGCATCGGCCGCGGAGATCGACGCGCTGGGGCTGATGGCCGCACTGCGGACCGCGGGCAGCCGTGCCTGGGCAGCCGTCCTCGACACCGTGACGCCCGACGCCGTCATCCTCGACGGCAACCACGATTGGCTCTCCGCCCGGTCCCAGGGCGTCCTGTTCGACGGCGAGAGCCCCGCGGCACCCGCCATCGGCTGCACGGCTCCCGTGCACACCCGGATCAAGGCGGACCTCAAGTGCCTGAGCGTCGCAGCGGCCAGCGTCCTGGCCAAGGTCGAGCGCGACGCCCTGATGGTCTCCCTGGCCGCTGACCATCCCGCGTTCGGCTGGGACGGGAACAAGGGGTACGCCACCGAGGGGCACCGTGCAGCCATCGACGCCCTGGGGCCCAGCGAGTATCACCGAAAGACCTGGCGGCTGGGAAGCCAGGACAGGACCGGCATGCCACACGCGGAAATTGGGGGATGA
- a CDS encoding YifB family Mg chelatase-like AAA ATPase translates to MLGMNGHVVEVEADIGQTLPAFVLLGLPDASLNEAKDRIRAAARNAGVPLSRRKITVNLIPASLPKRGSAFDLAIVMSALAAARDVRGCGSTVFLAELGLDGQLRPVHGVLPAVMAAVQAGHTSIVVAEENAAEAALVPAARVRSFRSLAEVALAFGADGAQVTLPDPVPRQEVPAPAVRSAPLRDLSDIAGQHEARYALEIAAAGAHHLLMVGPPGAGKTMLAERLSGILPELEDDHAMEVTAIHSLSGERYCGELVRTPPFESPHHTATPAAIIGGGSGIPRPGAASRAHRGILFLDEAPEYERRVLEALREPLESGRLVLHRASGTASYPARFQLVLALNPCPCGLANGKGIDCMCTAQQRRRYFNRLSGPLLDRVDLQLAVQRVGLADYAAGGSAETSARVAERVAAARSAQRDRLRPWNYATNAEVQGRILRGELALPRAVTASLDRALDRNLVSARGWDRVLRVAWTVSDLAGRARPDADDVVTALGFRLQERAA, encoded by the coding sequence ATGCTGGGCATGAACGGACACGTCGTCGAGGTCGAGGCCGATATCGGGCAGACCCTGCCCGCCTTCGTGCTGCTCGGCCTGCCCGACGCCTCGCTCAACGAGGCGAAGGACCGCATCCGGGCCGCGGCACGGAATGCCGGCGTCCCGCTCAGCCGCCGCAAGATCACGGTCAACCTGATACCGGCCTCCCTGCCCAAGCGCGGTTCGGCCTTCGACCTCGCGATCGTCATGTCCGCACTGGCTGCTGCAAGAGACGTCCGGGGCTGCGGGTCCACGGTCTTTCTCGCCGAACTGGGCCTGGACGGGCAACTCCGTCCCGTCCACGGCGTTCTGCCCGCCGTCATGGCCGCTGTGCAGGCGGGCCACACCAGCATCGTCGTCGCGGAGGAGAACGCCGCCGAGGCCGCGCTCGTCCCTGCCGCCCGAGTGCGGTCCTTCCGGTCGCTCGCGGAGGTGGCGCTGGCGTTCGGGGCGGACGGCGCGCAGGTCACGCTGCCGGATCCCGTACCGCGGCAGGAGGTGCCGGCGCCGGCAGTCCGGTCGGCGCCGCTGCGGGACCTCTCCGACATCGCGGGCCAGCACGAGGCGAGGTACGCGCTGGAGATCGCAGCCGCCGGCGCGCACCACCTCCTCATGGTCGGGCCACCCGGGGCGGGGAAGACGATGCTGGCAGAACGCCTGTCCGGGATCCTGCCGGAGCTCGAGGACGACCATGCGATGGAGGTGACCGCGATCCACAGCCTGAGCGGTGAGCGGTACTGCGGCGAACTGGTCCGCACGCCGCCCTTCGAGAGCCCCCACCACACCGCGACCCCTGCCGCCATCATCGGAGGAGGAAGTGGTATCCCGAGGCCCGGTGCCGCATCACGGGCGCATCGGGGCATCCTGTTCCTCGATGAGGCGCCCGAGTACGAACGCCGGGTCCTGGAGGCCCTGCGTGAACCGCTGGAGAGCGGCCGCCTCGTCCTGCACCGCGCGTCCGGAACCGCGTCCTATCCCGCCAGGTTCCAGCTCGTCCTCGCGCTCAACCCCTGTCCGTGCGGGCTTGCCAACGGCAAGGGCATCGACTGCATGTGCACGGCCCAGCAGCGTCGGCGGTACTTCAACCGGCTCTCGGGACCGCTGCTGGACCGCGTCGACCTGCAGCTCGCGGTGCAGCGGGTCGGCCTTGCCGACTACGCCGCGGGCGGGTCGGCTGAAACCTCCGCCCGTGTTGCCGAGCGGGTCGCCGCGGCGAGGAGCGCTCAGCGGGATCGATTGCGCCCGTGGAACTACGCGACGAATGCTGAGGTGCAGGGTCGGATTCTCAGGGGCGAGCTCGCACTGCCGCGGGCAGTGACTGCATCCCTGGACAGGGCACTGGACAGGAACCTGGTCAGCGCGCGTGGCTGGGACAGGGTCCTGCGTGTCGCCTGGACCGTGTCCGATCTCGCAGGTCGTGCCCGGCCGGATGCGGACGATGTGGTGACGGCCCTGGGCTTCCGGCTGCAGGAGCGTGCAGCATGA